Genomic segment of Benincasa hispida cultivar B227 chromosome 1, ASM972705v1, whole genome shotgun sequence:
gaattgaaataatatatctttgaattttatataACAATGATCTTTTCTATACTTTTATCATATCATTTAAAGaaatataaactaattatagataattaatttatgaaattcatatattgaTTATCAACTTAGATATAttgtataatatgtttaattttatctatataaTTAAGTCACATAAAATCTAGTTTAAACTTACCAAACGTTATTATcaacttattatttttaaattcgaAATTTACTGAACACTAAGGTTCTATCTGGTAGTCATTTtgtgtttgaaaattaagcaacactattttcacctccaaatttctttatttattatctaaTTTTCACTCGTGGTTTTAAGAAaacaaactaaattttaaaaacaaaaaaaaaaatagctttcaaaaagttgtttttgtttttagaatttggttaagaattcaaccattatacttgaaagatgcaaatcattgtaagaaatgtggatgaaacaagcttaattttaaaaaacaaaaaacaaaaaaatcacaCGATTACCAAACGAGGCCTAATCTACTTTATATGATACttgatttttctataaatacaaTTGTCAACAATTAATTTACATCAATCTTAGATGAAGCCTTAGTCTAAAAGGGTAACTTCGATACATAATAAAAATTAGGGCAGcttttgaaaaaggaaaaaatataagACGTAATAAAGATTTtgtctttattataaatattatgataataaatgTTCATTAGATGCTcatattttgtgtccatcgatCATGTGTCATCTCCTATTTCCCAAAGGATTGTCCATATGTCTCAACGTTACACTGTCCATATAATCCACGTTTTACTTGCCAAATTGTCTAAAAATAGtgtgaaaattggagaaattgaagaatttagagaaatttcttattttatattttatgaatttatatattatatttattttaatattatattttattgatatttctgTTTCGTGCTCCTTCAATTTACAACCgtctttaaatatttttcaaaagggACTTCTATTTCAGCCATATAGTCCAATTTGCCGTTCAGACCATTACCACAATAAATTGGACTAATGAAAGAATTGGGCTCGAAGCTATATTTGGCCCAAACAAGATGGACCAAAATACAACCAAACTCAAGcccaattaattgcaaaattggTCTCTCAAGCATCGACTAAGTTTTCATTCGGAATTTTGGCAAAAATATGAAATGTTCACCAAAAACACTTCCAAATTTCAGAATTATCAACTGAAGTGAGTAgcaattttttcctttattttgcTGTTGACCCATTTTAAAAAAGCCTGTATTCTTTTAGTAAATTCATTACATGTGCTCTTTGGAGATACTTTTGTAATCTATgaattattagttaattaaataaaaaatcgttttgctatttttcttgttttgaagACGTTTTGTTACTCTTCaaaatgacatttaaaaaaaatgttattccTCTTGTCCACCCTTTTAAAATCTTTTGTTAACAATGTTTATGTATACTTTTATTCAtatgaatattatatatattgtcAAGTCCTACcgtataatatataaatagatTCATTCCCTAGTTGATATTGATATAAGAAATTGTCAATGTATTTGTGTATCAAAACGAGATAGAGTTCATCTCCCACTCTCTTATCTTACATTTCATCACATAAACTTTGTTGAAGGTCATCCAAGACAAAGCCCAAAGCCCACTAGGGTCCAAGTCCTTTAGGTACTGAGATGAGGCATAGAGCAGCAAGCGtcccaaaagaaaaatatcaacaCCTCAAGATTTGAGCTGACCAATTGAGCCATTGAAtatataccaattgaaaaataattgagTCAGATTAGGACTAGCACCCTGCAATTTCAAGTACCAGAAACATCTCTGAAACTGTGACCGTTACACATAACCAAAGGCATGTGTTAGAGTACGTGTTCACAAATAGCCTCATTTGATCACCAAAGGAGATGGAGGTCAGAAGTCAAGCTCACGAGAGGCCTACAGCAAAACCCAACACAAACGAGATTTGAACGCCAACGAACATTTTTGTTCCAATTTAACATGAGTGAGAGAtttaaattttgactttttagtCCATTACCTAACTTGAAGTATATACAtgttaaaagaaataaagttgATTTGGTGcactaaatattttatttaattcccaataaaagttggaaaaaaacaTCATGAACAAAATTGATGGTTTAGTTATATTTCCACCAAACCCCAGTACTAACCACCCTaatcaaatccaataaattgtttttgagaaattcaattaattacccaactatttcatttcattttaatagtttaaattaattcacAACGAattcaatattttatgatatataattgAAGTGCTTTCTATATTCTATACATGCGTACTTTGAAACCCTTTTGTGAAACCCTCCCATACCCAATTAATAATCTAACCACTATTGTACACGATGTATATTGATAATTTTgtcgggaaaaaaaaaatagttgaaaATGGAGTGATAATAATGAAGAAAGATGATACActtttaccctttttttttttttttttttttttttttttttttttaaataatatatgagGTGGAGAAATTGAACTTTTGACTTCAAAATCGATTGAATAAATTTTACACTAGTTGAGCTATTTTCATTTTAGTGAAAATATACTTTTAGTTCGTCTTTTTTTAATCCtcttaaacattttaaattgaGAATGATGTtacaacataaaaaataaaaaataatgttgaATGTATAGAATTGTCTAGTGAAAATAATCAAGACtcacaaatattaaaaaatgatttgattTTAAACAATAATGTTCACTTCAATTAAAAAGATTCGATTTTGATTTGACTATAGACCATATTATATGTCGTCTTTGTCTTcaccaaatttatattaaacattCAATTGTCAACTAGTTTCATATCAAATATGTGTGtcaaacattattttaaaagtcTATAGTTCaacacataaaataataatttgataccaaaaagaattaaaaaaataaacagtAGAACTAAAGTTTTCTTCTCATAAATCCAACAGAAGTAGACTATCAAACCAGACATAAAATagtaattcttaaattttttgtttgattcaaatattttattgaaaaagatTTAGAAAACCATTATAATACATTGtagaaaaacaaatttaatttttaaaaaccaataattaaaaatactatagaacaaatttaaaagttgtcTAACTTTTGGTACATGTTtgagaatgattttaaaattattaaaatcactTACTTTTaataatccaaattaatttattatttaaatgtaCAATTTTAAATGACATTTTTACatcatcaaaattgattttaaatgattaCAAACATGTCTTGGAGTGcttgaaaatgataaaagtaattttaataattttagaatCACTATCAAACATGCTATAGTTATGCTCATTTAGCAAAAGCAAATCTAGCTCAATTGGCATACGAATGTGTTTGTGACAAAAAAGTCTGCGGTTCGAATGACCAAGGGCCTAGATACCTAAGAATATGAAAATCAAAGATAATTGTGTTTGGTTGTACATTGATAGCataattttatgaataaaaattatcataattttatgaacaaaaattatcataattttatgaacaaaaattatgtttgtatttaattaatgaaattaagcATGACAATCTtatataatgataataaataaatcaattaaaaatatcattcaatatattaacaaaaattaattgattaagaattaataataattttaattataaatatttgaaagttgagtaatttataatcaaaattagtcaattaatatatctaacgaatataatattaatataatacttaATCATTTCTATCATTAGTTAAGTTCAACATAAgtagttttaatattaatgaaataatataagaaatatattttagtaaacaatatattatataaaaaatgaaagaatgagataaaaatatgatatattaataaagaatattaataaagaaaacTTTCTAAACGTTATATGTTAATAATGAATGGAGTAATAAAAATCAATCCCAATAAACAgttaactaattataaataatcaataatgattatatatttcgaaatttgaatgaaagatcaagttaaaattgatctcaataaataattgtttgattaaaaaaaaaagtaatcaactatttttattaaaaaaatgaatgtttGTAGTAACTAATTTAACTAATCTTAatatactaattaaatatatttaagatattgttagctaattaattaataatttatataaaaaagtaaGTACAtccatttaataatttatttatcgcaaaaataagttcaaaacgaaattaatatatatatatatatgggaaaTGAAAAAATGTACCGTTTtggatggaaaaagaaaatacttaTGTGTGGAAAATGAAGAATACTTAGAAATAATAATTGGTAAAAGGTTAAAAGTGGTAAAACAATTGTATTAATGTTCAATTAAAATATTCTTCAACCAAAGGACTCATaaatacacaaatatatatataaacgaaaaatataataaaaaaaaaaaagagtgttAATTAGGAAAATTACGCATAAACATAATTTACGTAAATCTACTTTTAAAAGAAAGCTCGCTTATGAATTTATCTCAACCAACCTTCCAACCTTCATTTATCGACTCTATTGCACCGattgaatttaaaaactaataaatgttatttgtaaattgtaattcaaaatttaataaccaTTTATCAAAGTAATCAAatctcaaaattgaagaaataaaattgttgattttgaaaACTTAGAAATCCAAATACAATGTGAAATACAATTttcccattaaaaaaaaaaaagaaaaaaggaaaaaaagagagagaaatatattagttaaatatttcaactttttttttaagaagagaTGTTAACAGAAATTATAGAACCAGAACGTGCTCTAGCACATTCCATACATCTCCTTAAACGTGAGATGATGGAACATTACAATATCAACAAATGATTTATACATTCCATCTCAAAAGAACCAACAACCATAATGCAACAATCTCAAAATTCTGAAGAacaaataatcaaattataCATTATTACCATTATGTAAATACAAACATTAGGCTAAGTATAAATTATCCCCACCACTCACCCATCAAAATTTACAGACCAAAATACCAACGATTTTCTGCTGCTTGTTTTTGGTTTCAACTCCAATGGAGTTCACTTCTTCAATATCAACTTGGAAAAtcctccattaaagcccataccATATCTTAAGCTACCAAAGAATGTTGTTCTGAATCTAAACTCAAAAGAATGGATTTTTCAgattttgttcttcttcttcttacttgGTTGGATCAATCAAGTGCAGAGTGCATTGAGAAGAATATGAGCTAACATGAGGTCTAAGAAATATTGGTGCCCGATTTCCCCATCCTTCCATTTCAGCTTCGCTGGTGCTCGCCCGTAATGGACTCCGTCATTGCACCGATTGTCGAAATGCCAGGGGAATGTCATGTCGAAATTGTCGATCACGCTGTGGATGATCCCCGCCTCCTTCAACTTATCCAGCACCACCCAGTTGAACATTTCCATTTTGTTAGGATTGAAGGCAAGCGTTCGAGCATAGCCACCGGTTGCAACCGTGGTTCGGTAGAACACTTTCGGGACTGTTAAACCCCTCTGCTTAATTGATTCCAAAACTTGTTTCCAGAAAGATGCAGCATAGGTTGCTCCAACTGAGAAAGCTCGGATATTTAACCAATGAACACCGTCATGGAGGCCCGAGTTCATGATGATCGTGTCGGGAACGGTTTCTTCTGAGAAGCACTTTTGCAGCAGATTTCTAAACCCTTCATTTCTCAATGAATTCAGACCTTCATAGTTTTGTGTATCGTTCCAATGCCCATTGAATATGCTCGTAATGCGCACCATTTGAGACGGGTCCTTTGGATTCGAAAAATTCCTATCGAATCGCCTCGGAACTGCAGGGATCTCAGGCAAATCCAACACAAAATTGAGAAGGTTTCTTATGGTATCGACATGATTTGAATCACCCCAAAAGAAGATCCATCTACCCTTCAAGCAATCCCAAGCAGAACTACTAGAAAACATCTGAAATGAACAATGAGCAGAATAAACCCATCCATTACTCTCCAACAACCCTAATGAGCCATTACACCAAGGGCTCTGGCAAGGATAATCCGGCGGAAAACACCGGTATCGACCGTCATCGCTGATTTTGCAACTGTCATTTCGACCGTGTCGAGTCCACCGCCCAGTCCAAATATCTCTACCGAAATCAAAGCTCTTACACATTTTTATCTCCGGCAACACAACCGAATTCTTAACGAATCGAACCTTGATTCTACGAAGTTCTCGATCGTAGGCAAATCGGGTCGGGGAAAACCTCAGCCCCTCCAAATGTCGAAACAGAAGAATTACAGTGAGATTATAATCTCCGGCGAAATCAGGGTGCACCTGAAGCCAAAACGAGTAAGTCCCATTACCAAAATCTTTAACAAACGGTCGAGATTTCCACAAATCCCCAGAAAGATCAGTCTCAAAATAATCTCCACCTAAACAACGAGGGTTCCCAGATTCATCAACAGCCTGGAATCGAAACTCATGAACATCTCCTGTTGAAAGCTTCACCAATCCCGGACTTTCCATGCCGGAGATGGCAATGTCCACCGTCTTCGAGTCTCTGCAAGGGTCACCGCCGGGAGCCAACCAAAGAGCAAGAAGATGGGAGGTGAAATTCGGCTCAAGTTCAGCTGAAAACCAATCAGAGGCAGACTCATGGTGAACCGCCGGTTTGCTCTGGTTCCGGCGAGGCTCGATGGAGGAATTATGCGGCGGAAGGGGTTCAATCAACACCGATTCTGGGTAATTCTTTTCGGCTTTATAGGAGATGAATTGGGTGAAATTGGAACCATTAGTGGATAAAGTTTGAAGGGTAGTGGTGAAATCAGAAGAAACAGAGACGAAATCTTGAGGAGAACTCCAAGCTTTAATGAAAGTTTTGATATTACAACCATCGATACTCCAAATGGCTAACATACTGAGAAGAAACAACGCCGTTAAAACCCCAAAACGGGAATGTACTAAAGGAGACGACCTCAAAAGCCATGGATTTGATGACACCGGAAGCAACCCCTTTTCCGGCATCTGAAACTGCCGTAGATTCAACAGAACCACAAACCAAAAACAGAACAAACCCAACAatcagaagaagaaaagaagaaaaaaccctTTTTTGGAAGACAAAGTTCTCTTCTTTTCTAAAAGCTAAGGATTTTCCTTTCTCGATTAAACAAAAAACCAAGACATTAAAGAGTAAAAAAGCAAGAATTTTTACTTACGGGGTGTACTCGGAAAAGCCAGAAACCTCTCTATTTCTTGAAGATTAGAAGAAATGCAGTTGCTTTTGTCTTCTTTGGTCTCTTTTTTTCTGTTTCTCTCTATCAATCTGCTTGAAttgattcttcttcttttcttctttttttctttttcccctctCTCTCTATAGTTCTTTGGAATGGGAAATTAGAAATGGGTTttctaaaaataagaaatttggagagTAAAAATTACTATTGATTGAAATAAAGATCTCATTTTTGTGTGTCTCTCTTATTTCAATTCCTCTTCTGTCGGATAAAAACAGCGATAATTGTGGAGCTGGTGAGGACGGTTCTTTGTTGAAGTGGAAAGGCGGAGACCGGAGCTTAAAAGTTGAGAGAAAGACAATTTTAAGAATGGACGATTTTACCCTTCGCGTTGGATGCCAAAATTACCGTCTCCATATCAACGCGGATCACCGACGGACAATAATTGAAGTTGAGCTTTGGTAGGGGCTTTTTCgtcatttaaattattttgtattattgatttatttattaatgcATGGGCCTTCCTAGATTTTAGCTGTGGCACGTGTGTTCCATGCGACATGTTTCTTGTCGGGTTCTGGACCCAATGACAAACCAGTTATTGTGTCCGGGTCAATACCCGACCCGAACTGAAAATTCTCTTACTTCCTTTGTTTCGCACTGTAATTGTTCataagtatttttcttttatcgcagtggatttcaaatttaaatattattttggtttattttagtttaaatattttcaaaatatcattattttttagtttctataattattgtactttcaactttggttcaacttgatctctaaactttcaaaaagtgattatttgattctttagaaataaaatggaaatgaaCATGAAGGCGCCAATCATGATAATTAACTGCATACGTAATGTCTGGTCTCGTCGTGGTTAGGTATTGTAAGGCGCCAATCGTGCTCCGATAGATATAAGGATCTTCAAGGGATGTGTCATTTGTGATGGAGAGTTGCTTGTTCAGTACACTTGGAGAGGGTGTTGGTTTCAAGTCTCCAAGATCAAGTCGGGTGAGTAGGTCCTCGACATATTTTTCATGACTCAGTATAACACCATTGGCTACATCGTGAAGTTGGACTCCGAGGAAGTAGCTAAGCTGGCCGAGATCTTTTAAGGCAAACTTGGAGTCCAAGGCTGTGACAATTTTGTTGATTACCTGCTAATCAGTGCCTGTAATAAtaacatcatcaacatatactagTAATAGTATCAATGTAAAAGTACTTCGATATATGAATAGGGATGTATCTGATTTAGCATTCTGAAATCCTCAGTTGCACAGTGCTGTTTTCAGTGTGTTGTTCCAGGCCCTAGGTGCTTGTTTTAGACCATATATGGCCTTGTGTAAGCGGCATACATGATTCGGTAGTTGAGGATTGACAAATCCTTGCGGTCGGCACATGTAAACTTCTTCATCTAAGACCCCATTGAGGAAGGCATTGTTGAAATCTAACTGTCTTAGTTGCCACCCTTTAGATACAGCAAGGCTGATGATGATCTGGATGGTTGATGCCTTTACCACTGGACTAAATGTCTCGAAGAAATCAATGTCCAAATTTTGATAGAGGCCTTTTGCTATGAGTCGTGCCTTGTACCGTAGAATGGAGCCGTTTGGACTCCTTTTGATTCTGAATATCCACTTATTTCCTACAATATTCATCGATATTGATGGAGGAACTAAAGTCCAAGTCTTGTTTCTCATCAGTGCTGTGAATTCTTCACTCATAGCTTTGTTCCATTGAGTGGTCTTTAGGGCATCAGTGACATTTATAGGTTCGATTAGGGACCAGTCTTTTTGGGTGTGAGAGGACAGGATTTTGGGTTTAAATATCCCTGCCTTTGCTCGGGTAACCATTGGATGAGTTGGTAATGGTAGAGGTTTTGGGATTGTATTAGGTGTAGCTGTGATGGGAGGCATATTCAGTTGTTGATCAGGTGGGGTTGGTTGTAGTGGGACAGTGGGTGTGGATTGAGGATTTTGGATTGGATGTTGGGCAGTGTAGGTGGTTTCATGTGCTGAATAGGATGGTGAAGGATCAGTAGATTGGTCTGCTTAAAGTGGTAAGTTTGGACTGTCTGTAGTGTTACCTGTTGGTGATTGGGTGTGAGATGGTCTGATTATCAGTGAGGGTGAAGAGGTGGATGTAGGGGGCATAAAGTCACTGTGCGGTGTGTCTGGACTAAGAGATAGCTAGTGAATCGGGTAGACTGCGGCTTCTTGCTTGTCTGCCCTACAAGCTGAAAGAGACACTTGACAAGGAAAGTTAGtttcataaaaaattacatGTCGAGATATAAAGGGCCTACCATTGGAGCTGAGACATTTATATCCTTTGTGATTCACAACAGGTCCTAGGTAGGTGCACTTTTCTGTGTGATAGTTCAGCTTGTGTGAGTTGTATGGTCTTAAGCAAAGGAAGCAGACACACCCAAATATTCAAAGGTCCTCAAACTTGAGCCTCTTTTTAAACATTACCTCCGTTGATGATTGTCCTCTTAGGACAGGGGTAGGAAGGCCATTGATTAGTAGTGTTGAGTATAGGAACGCATCCCACCAGTGATGTAAGGGAAGATGTGCTTAGGCAAGTAGGGTTAGTCCAATGTCCACTATATGTCTATGCTTTCGCTCAGCTCTTCCATTTTGTGCTGAAGTGTATGGACAAGTGTATCTAGAGGATATGCCAAGTTGATGGCAAACCTTATGTATTTTGATAAATTCTCCACCATTATTCGACTGTAGAGACTTGATTAGGATATTGAATTGAGTTTGGATCATGGTGAGAAAGTGCTGAAACGTTGCAATTGTGTCACTTTTTAGTCTTAGAGGGTAGATCCATATGTACTTACTGTGATCATCAACAAAGATAACATAGTATTTGTAACCATCTATCGATAAGAGAGGGGCTAGACCCCAAAGATCAGTATGTATGAGTTCAAAGATTGCAGATGCTCTCGAGTAGAGTTGGGGAATGCTAAAGAATGTGATTTGCCATAGCTACAAGATTCACAAAATTTAAGATCTTCATTAGATGATATAGGAAGATTACAGTTCTTGATAATAAACTCTAGTGTTTTTTTATGATGGATGGCCAAGGAGTTTATGCCATGTAATCTTAGACACCCTATGTTTAGAAGATAAGGTAAGAGCAAacagatttttatttttatgcacTGGCTACAGTGGGACTCTGTTCTCTACTGACTTTGAGCTAACTTCTACATCTTCTAACCGGTATAGTCCATCTTTAAGCATTCCCTTCAGTATTGTTTGTCCCGTACCCTTGTCCTTAACATGATAGCAGTTTgtgtgaaattcaataaacacgtTATTGTCTTTTGTTAACTTATATATACTGACCAGATTTTTAGCTATGACAGGCACACATAACATGTCATTCAATTTTAGATTGCAGATATCACTAGATAGACAGGCATTCCCAACATGAGATATCTATAGAGTATCACCATTAACTACAGTGACTGCTTCAGTATCTGAGTATTCAGTTGGGTTGCCAAGGTTGTTGAAGTCTGAGGCGACATGATTGGAGGCACCACTATCAGCATACCAGTTTGCATCAGTCATGTTTTCATGATTTGTCAGAAAAGGATTGCTTCCATAGGCAGTGGTTAGAGCAGTCGGATGAGGTTGTATGTTCCTGGTCTGATTGTTGGGAAAGGGTTGTCCCTTGTTTTCAAGAGAGTTGAGGAAAAATTCTCGATTGTACCTGTTGAAGTAGTAGAAGGTTATGTGTCCAATCTTTCCACAGACCTGACATACAAGTTTGTTGTTGTTCCTTCCCCTGCCTCAACCTTTACCATGGCCTCCACCACTTCGTTAT
This window contains:
- the LOC120089830 gene encoding uncharacterized protein LOC120089830 is translated as MPEKGLLPVSSNPWLLRSSPLVHSRFGVLTALFLLSMLAIWSIDGCNIKTFIKAWSSPQDFVSVSSDFTTTLQTLSTNGSNFTQFISYKAEKNYPESVLIEPLPPHNSSIEPRRNQSKPAVHHESASDWFSAELEPNFTSHLLALWLAPGGDPCRDSKTVDIAISGMESPGLVKLSTGDVHEFRFQAVDESGNPRCLGGDYFETDLSGDLWKSRPFVKDFGNGTYSFWLQVHPDFAGDYNLTVILLFRHLEGLRFSPTRFAYDRELRRIKVRFVKNSVVLPEIKMCKSFDFGRDIWTGRWTRHGRNDSCKISDDGRYRCFPPDYPCQSPWCNGSLGLLESNGWVYSAHCSFQMFSSSSAWDCLKGRWIFFWGDSNHVDTIRNLLNFVLDLPEIPAVPRRFDRNFSNPKDPSQMVRITSIFNGHWNDTQNYEGLNSLRNEGFRNLLQKCFSEETVPDTIIMNSGLHDGVHWLNIRAFSVGATYAASFWKQVLESIKQRGLTVPKVFYRTTVATGGYARTLAFNPNKMEMFNWVVLDKLKEAGIIHSVIDNFDMTFPWHFDNRCNDGVHYGRAPAKLKWKDGEIGHQYFLDLMLAHILLNALCT